A window from Mogibacterium neglectum encodes these proteins:
- a CDS encoding YicC/YloC family endoribonuclease, whose amino-acid sequence MVKSMTGYGRGIYCDNQRSITVEVKAVNHRYCDITVKMPRKYSFAEEKIKAAAKEVLKRGKIEIGVSIDNFGKSETNVNLNLEAAKLYYDALTELGHSFDLAGDGQVSLSLLAGMTDVLTTSPAAEDEEEITRELMTALKEALEGISAMRTVEGEKLALDILNRADIIENTKNLIAEKTPKIEGEYKERLQARITELLDGSVEIPEERLAIEAAIFADKANITEEIVRLGSHVDQLRAFINSDEETVGKKIDFLVQEMNREANTIGSKSNDMDITSWMLELKAEIEKIREQIQNIE is encoded by the coding sequence GTGGTCAAGAGCATGACAGGATACGGTAGAGGCATATATTGCGATAATCAGCGGAGTATAACCGTAGAGGTTAAGGCTGTGAATCACAGATACTGCGATATAACCGTAAAGATGCCTAGAAAATACTCTTTTGCAGAAGAGAAAATAAAAGCGGCTGCAAAGGAAGTCCTAAAGCGTGGTAAAATTGAAATCGGTGTGTCCATAGATAATTTTGGCAAGAGTGAAACGAATGTAAACCTTAACCTAGAAGCGGCAAAACTATATTATGATGCGCTTACTGAGCTAGGGCATAGCTTTGATCTCGCAGGTGATGGACAGGTGTCATTAAGTCTTCTCGCTGGAATGACAGATGTGCTGACCACCTCACCAGCTGCAGAGGATGAAGAGGAAATTACAAGAGAACTGATGACGGCACTCAAGGAAGCTCTCGAAGGCATTAGTGCGATGAGAACTGTTGAGGGAGAAAAATTGGCACTAGATATACTCAACAGGGCCGATATCATTGAAAATACCAAGAATCTTATAGCAGAGAAAACCCCAAAGATTGAAGGGGAATACAAGGAACGGCTGCAAGCGAGAATCACTGAACTTCTAGACGGTAGCGTAGAAATTCCAGAGGAGAGGCTTGCCATTGAGGCGGCTATCTTCGCGGACAAGGCGAATATAACAGAAGAAATCGTGAGGCTCGGCAGTCACGTAGACCAGCTCAGAGCGTTTATAAATAGCGATGAAGAGACTGTAGGTAAGAAGATTGACTTCTTAGTTCAAGAGATGAACAGAGAGGCTAATACGATTGGATCCAAGTCAAATGATATGGATATCACATCATGGATGCTAGAACTCAAAGCTGAGATAGAGAAAATTCGCGAACAGATTCAGAATATTGAATAG